The following are encoded together in the Periplaneta americana isolate PAMFEO1 chromosome 5, P.americana_PAMFEO1_priV1, whole genome shotgun sequence genome:
- the LOC138700045 gene encoding neuromedin-B receptor-like, whose translation MLTLLLCLMNMAFLPLRASPCRVLPDYPTAEVKTNAKNSSYQQESESYVITVMKEYLDPAVYFLYIAVGLVWNCTLVLIFVRHEEIRTASNIMIFNLAVCDILNLGIGGTFQYINFYVPHLPVDTCRDFIATRVLLRTASALSLLALSVQRCCVTLSYFRQKPLSCCSSVIFTSLYILTVWLIAASISIPTLLWEIYGFICSTYNDEYPNKLLALIYFMFYCLVMPTLMCLFNCLTAWRLKHSAKVPGELRNKPLEQVRNRSATVVMCLGIMMVFCYFPYELWCLITFWTDSGSDTALAQIILIIAKYLLFADACFNPIALYIISRTYRKLFRRYLCFVFICVCNSACQYKEEEEGEEEITYITRL comes from the coding sequence ATGAACATGGCGTTTTTACCACTGCGGGCATCGCCTTGCCGAGTATTACCAGATTATCCCACTGCTGAAGTCAAAACTAATGCCAAAAATTCAAGTTATCAGCAAGAATCGGAATCATACGTAATAACAGTTATGAAAGAGTACCTAGATCCCGCTGTCTACTTCCTGTACATCGCTGTGGGTTTGGTATGGAACTGTACACTTGTACTCATATTCGTGCGTCACGAAGAGATACGGACTGCATCCAACATCATGATCTTCAACCTCGCAGTTTGCGACATCTTGAACCTCGGCATCGGTGGCACTTTTCAGTACATCAATTTCTATGTGCCACACTTACCTGTCGACACCTGCAGAGACTTCATTGCAACAAGAGTGTTGTTGAGAACTGCCAGCGCGTTATCACTGTTGGCTCTCAGTGTCCAACGGTGTTGTGTCACACTTTCTTACTTCCGTCAAAAACCGCTGAGCTGTTGCAGCTCAGTTATTTTTACATCATTGTATATACTAACCGTTTGGCTAATTGCAGCGTCTATTTCAATTCCTACACTTCTGTGGGAAATTTATGGATTTATATGTTCCACGTATAACGATGAATACCCTAACAAGTTATTggcacttatttattttatgttctacTGCCTTGTGATGCCTACTTTAATGTGTTTATTCAATTGTTTGACTGCTTGGCGCCTGAAGCACAGTGCTAAAGTCCCTGGAGAACTTAGAAATAAACCTCTAGAACAAGTGAGAAACAGGAGCGCAACCGTTGTTATGTGTCTTGGTATTATGATGGTGTTTTGTTATTTTCCGTATGAATTGTGGTGTTTGATTACCTTTTGGACTGATTCAGGTTCTGATACTGCTTTAGCACAGATCATACTCATTATAGCCAAGTACCTCTTGTTCGCTGATGCCTGCTTCAATCCCATAGCATTATATATCATTAGCAGAACGTACAGGAAGCTCTTCAGAAGGTACTTGTGCTTTGTGTTTATTTGTGTTTGTAATAGTGCTTGTCAATACAAGGAGGAGGAAGAAGGCGAAGAGGAGATTACATATATAACAAGACTTTAG